The following proteins are encoded in a genomic region of Neomonachus schauinslandi chromosome 7, ASM220157v2, whole genome shotgun sequence:
- the MYOT gene encoding myotilin — MFNYERPKHFLQSQNPCGSRLQPPGPETSSYSSQTKQSSIIIQPRQCTEERFSASSTVSSHITMSSSAFPASPQQHAGSNPGQRVTATYNQSPASFLSSVLPSQPDYSSSKIPSNVDSNYQQPSFGQPVNAKPSQSANAKPTPRTPDHEIQGSKEALIQDLEKKLKCKDSLLHNGNQRLTYEEKMARRLLGPQNAAAVFQAQNDSEAQDSQQHSSEHARLQVPTSQVRSRSSSRGDVNDQDAIQEKFYPPRFIQVPENMSIEEGRFCRMDFKVSGLPAPDVSWYLNGRPVQSDDFHKMIVSEKGFHSLIFEVVRTSDAGAYVCVAKNRAGEATFTVQMDVLAKEHRRAPMFIYKPQSKKVFEGDSVKLECQISAVPPPKLFWKRNNEMVQFNTDRISLYHDNSGRVTLLIKDVNKKDAGWYTVSAVNEAGVTTCNTRLDVAVRQHQTLPAPKLLRVRPTFSKYLALNGKGLDVKQAFNPEGEFQRLAAQSGLYESEEL, encoded by the exons ATGTTTAACTACGAACGTCCAAAACACTTCCTTCAATCCCAAAATCCATGTGGCTCCAGACTGCAGCCTCCCGGACCGGAAACCTCCAGCTATTCTAGCCAGACCAAACAGTCTTCCATTATCATCCAGCCCCGCCAATGCACAGAGGAAAGATTTTCTGCCTCCTCAACAGTGAGCTCTCACATCACCATGTCCTCCTCTGctttccctgcttctccccagcAGCATGCTGGCTCCAACCCAGGCCAAAGGGTTACAGCCACCTATAACCAGTCCCCAGCCAGCTTCCTCAGCTCCGTATTACCATCACAGCCTGATTATAGTAGCAGTAAAATCCCTTCCAATGTGGACTCCAA ctatcAACAACCTTCATTTGGCCAACCTGTAAATGCTAAACCATCCCAAAGTGCAAATGCTAAGCCCACCCCAAGGACTCCTGACCACGAAATACAAGGATCAAAAGAAGCTCTGATTCAAGATTTGGAGAAAAAGCTAAAATGCAAGGACAGCCTTCTTCATAACGGAAATCAA CGGCTAACATATGAGGAGAAGATGGCCCGCAGACTGCTAGGACCACAGAACGCAGCTGCTGTATTTCAAGCTCAAAATGATAGTGAGGCACAAGACTCACAACAG CACAGCTCAGAACACGCACGACTGCAAGTTCCTACATCACAagtaag aagTAGATCGTCTTCAAGGGGAGATGTAAATGATCAGGATGCAATCCAGGAGAAATTTTACCCACCTCGTTTCATTCAAGTGCCAGAGAACATGTCAATTGAAGAAGGAAGATTCTGCAGAATGGATTTCAAA GTAAGCGGACTGCCAGCTCCTGATGTGTCATGGTATCTGAATGGAAGACCAGTTCAATCAGATGATTTTCACAAAATGATAGTGTCTGAAAAGGGTTTTCATTCACTCATCTTTGAAGTGGTCAGAACTTCAGATGCAGGTGCTTATGTGTGTGTTGCCAAGAATAGAGCAGGAGAAGCCACCTTTACTGTGCAGATGGATGTCCTGG cAAAAGAACATAGAAGAGCACCAATGTTTATCTACAAACCACAGAGCAAAAAAGTTTTTGAGGGAGACTCAGTGAAGCTAGAATGCCAAATCTCAGCTGTACCTCCACCAAagcttttctggaaaagaaataatgaaatggtACAATTCAACACTGATCGAATAAG ttTGTATCATGATAACTCTGGAAGAGTTACTTTACTGATAAAAGATGTAAACAAGAAAGATGCTGGGTGGTATACTGTGTCTGCAGTTAATGAAGCTGGAGTGACGACATGTAACACAAGATTAGATGTTGCGG TCCGTCAACACCAAACTCTTCCAGCTCCTAAGCTGTTACGTGTTCGACCAACTTTCAGCAAATACTTAGCACTTAATGGTAAAGGTCTGGATGTGAAACAAGCTTTTAACCCTGAAGGAGAATTTCAGCGTCTGGCAGCTCAATCTGGACTTTACGAAAGTGAAGAACTTTAA